A genome region from Frankineae bacterium MT45 includes the following:
- a CDS encoding H+/Cl-antiporter ClcA produces MARSQSSRAADSSAVLAPLVLPAALVGSGCAFMLVALSALANRLEHVLWTTLPKALGVSGESAWWIITILTATGLAVGLVVWLAPGHAGPDPASTELVGAPLPLGTLPGLAAALVLALAGGVSLGPENPIIGVNVALTVVLMRRLLPKAPPQLGMLVAVSGTIAAMFGTPVAAALLVTEMAAMYRNGQLWDNLFVPLVAAAAGSITMDLLGKPVLSVSVAPYHNPRVVDLFTGSAVALVAAGLMLAVVYAFPLAHTAFRALRHPVLMITAGGLVLGLLGALGGTISLFKGLDEMKELTANAADYSTGKTLLITLVKLTALLVAASSGFRGGRIFPSVFVGVGVGLTAHDLVPSVQPALAISCGVLGTVIVAARDGWLALFLAAATVADVNLLPMLCVAVLPVWLLVRRRPLLLIEAPANVPQAAPS; encoded by the coding sequence GTGGCTAGGTCGCAGTCCAGCCGGGCCGCCGACTCGAGCGCGGTACTGGCACCCCTGGTGCTGCCGGCGGCGCTCGTCGGGAGCGGCTGCGCCTTCATGCTCGTGGCCCTCAGCGCCCTGGCCAACCGCCTCGAGCACGTCCTCTGGACGACCCTCCCGAAGGCCCTCGGAGTCTCCGGCGAATCGGCCTGGTGGATCATCACGATCCTCACCGCCACCGGCTTAGCGGTCGGACTCGTGGTCTGGCTCGCCCCGGGCCATGCCGGGCCCGATCCGGCGTCCACCGAGCTCGTCGGGGCGCCACTGCCGCTGGGCACGCTCCCGGGGCTGGCCGCGGCCCTGGTCCTCGCGCTGGCCGGCGGCGTGAGCCTCGGCCCGGAGAATCCGATCATCGGCGTGAACGTAGCCCTGACGGTGGTGCTGATGCGACGCCTGCTGCCCAAGGCACCACCGCAGCTCGGCATGCTGGTCGCGGTATCGGGGACGATCGCCGCGATGTTCGGCACGCCGGTGGCCGCAGCCCTTCTCGTTACCGAAATGGCCGCGATGTACCGCAACGGCCAGCTGTGGGACAACCTCTTCGTCCCGCTGGTCGCCGCTGCGGCCGGAAGCATCACCATGGATTTACTGGGTAAACCGGTCCTGTCGGTGTCGGTTGCGCCGTACCACAATCCTCGCGTCGTCGATCTCTTCACCGGTTCGGCGGTCGCGCTCGTAGCAGCGGGCCTGATGCTCGCCGTCGTCTACGCGTTCCCGCTGGCGCATACCGCTTTTCGCGCTCTCCGCCATCCGGTCCTGATGATCACGGCCGGAGGTCTGGTGCTTGGGCTGCTGGGCGCGCTCGGCGGCACCATCTCCCTCTTCAAGGGCCTGGACGAGATGAAGGAGCTCACCGCGAACGCGGCGGACTACTCCACCGGCAAGACGCTGCTCATCACCCTGGTAAAACTCACCGCCCTGCTGGTCGCCGCGAGCAGCGGCTTCCGGGGCGGCCGAATCTTCCCCTCGGTATTCGTCGGCGTCGGAGTTGGGCTCACAGCGCACGATCTCGTTCCGTCCGTGCAGCCAGCGCTCGCCATCAGCTGTGGCGTGCTCGGCACGGTCATCGTCGCGGCGCGCGACGGCTGGTTGGCGCTCTTCCTGGCCGCAGCGACGGTCGCTGACGTGAACCTATT